In one Nicotiana tomentosiformis chromosome 6, ASM39032v3, whole genome shotgun sequence genomic region, the following are encoded:
- the LOC138894017 gene encoding uncharacterized protein, producing MDAGGYIADNVDNRLCCILFSADSYMAPKKRARTGQGANTASGVAVDPLFNDAGEHPRGEDNCPTTTLPDSITLDHATPVPTPTEVATVPPPDIPIPPQASASGSGISDGDLRGAIQMLTQIVVSQAQRSNVVPTSSSPQGDSTSSRVNRFLQLDPPVFTDANPEEDPHDFIDEIHKTLRVMCATEIEGVELAAYRLKGVAYS from the exons atggatgcaggtggttacatagcagacaatgttgatAACAGAttgtgctgcatcctcttctccgcggactcg tatatggcacctaagaaaagagcaagaactggccaaggggCCAATACTGCTTCAGGAGTAGCAGTTGACCCTCTATTTAatgatgcgggtgaacacccgaggggtgaggataattgCCCGACtactacactacctgattccatTACACTGGACCATgccacaccagttcctacacctactgaggttGCGACAGTTCCTCCACCTGATATTCCGATTCCACCTCAAGCCTCAGCTTCCGGCTCTGGTatatctgatggggatcttaggggagctattcagatgctgactcagatAGTTGTTTCTCAGGCCCAAAGGTCTAATGTTGTACCTACATCTTCTAGCCCacaaggggattctactagttctagggtgaacaggtttctgcagttggatcctccggtgttcacggatgctaatcctgaggaggacccacatgactttattgatgagatacATAAGACTCTGCGGGTTATGTGCGCTACTGAGatagagggagtggagttggccgcctaccgcctgaaaggggtggcctattcttga